AACTCACTCAGCAGGTAGAACACGGCACGGCCTACCTGCTCAATAGGGTTCTACTCCGGCTGCTCTCTCCCCAACCAAGTCCCTCCCGGTGAACGGTTACGTTTCGTGGTCGTGTCCCATTTGAGCGTGTAGGGGCTCGTGAGCGTCGCCTGCAGCTCGTCGCCCGCGAACAGTTCCACTGTCTCAGGTGTCCCGTTCGTCACCTCGACACGGACGTCCACGGCTCCGTTTGTGTAGGTCGTCGCCGCAGGCGCCAGCAGCCTCACGACCAGATCGGACTCCACATCGGGGCCCTCCGGCTCGATGTCCGGCAATTTGATGCAGCCAGCCACTACACCGAACAGCATGACGGCAAGGAATGATGATTGGGTTCGGGTCATGGTGATGCCCTTCTTGCAGAAGCCGTTCCGCCGCGGTGACGCCGGGCCCCTCTCGCCTTCTGGCCTCGACTGGAGGCGGGCCCTGCTGAGCGTCTCGACAGAACTCCCTGGAATCTTCACAGCTTACGCTCTTCACCCCCGAGAGCTCCCAGCCCACCGTACTTTCTCTGACCGTCTCCGGCCGTGAACGGACCGTCCGCCAGCAGAGACTCCGTTCCTCAAGTCCAGGCCCGGCTTCGTTGCCTTCCCGCCGATCCCTCACCCCACCCGCGACGGATTCGCCCCAGGGCGCTACGGTGCGGCGTGAATGAGCTCCGCCAAGCCCGGCCGCAATGACCCGTGCCCCTGTGGCAGTGGGAAGAAATACAAGGTGTGCCACGCCGCCGAGGATCGCGCCCGGGAGGCCGCCTCCGCCGCTCCACCCCACCCGCTCACCGCCGACCTCAAGGCCGCCATGGCCCTGCTCGGGGACCCGGACGTCTCCAAGCTCTCCCG
The Hyalangium minutum DNA segment above includes these coding regions:
- a CDS encoding Ig-like domain-containing protein, which produces MKIPGSSVETLSRARLQSRPEGERGPASPRRNGFCKKGITMTRTQSSFLAVMLFGVVAGCIKLPDIEPEGPDVESDLVVRLLAPAATTYTNGAVDVRVEVTNGTPETVELFAGDELQATLTSPYTLKWDTTTKRNRSPGGTWLGREQPE